In Oncorhynchus kisutch isolate 150728-3 unplaced genomic scaffold, Okis_V2 scaffold1339, whole genome shotgun sequence, a genomic segment contains:
- the LOC109885730 gene encoding pyrroline-5-carboxylate reductase 1, mitochondrial-like, which translates to MSVGFIGAGQLAHALVKGFASAGVIATQRIIASSPDTDLPTVAGLRKMGAILTTSNKEVVNKSDVLFLAVKPHIIPFVLDEIGPDIEDRHLIVSCAAGVTISSIEKKLLQYRPFPKVMRCMTNTPVVVREGATVYATGTHAEVEDGKLLEQLMASVGFCTEVEEDLIDAVTGLSGSGPAYAFTALDALADGGVKMGLPRRLAVRLGAQALLGAAKMLLDSELHPGQLKDNVCSPGGATIHALHVMESGGFRSLLINAVEASCIRTRELQFLADQERISPAAIKKTTLDKVLQQPGVSQGSGVNGKPGLSLRRNPPGPVKKNN; encoded by the exons ATGAGTGTAGGATTCATCGGAGCCGGCCAGCTGGCTCACGCGCTGGTGAAAGGGTTCGCATCTGCGG gtgtAATAGCTACTCAGAGAATCATAGCCAGTTCTCCAGATACTGATCTGCCTACTGTTGCTGGCCTGAGG aaAATGGGTGCTATCCTCACCACCAGTAACAAGGAGGTGGTGAACAAGAGTGATGTCCTGTTCCTGGCAGTCAAACCCCACATCATCCCCTTTGTGCTGGATGAGATTGGACCAGACATAGAGGATAGACACCTTATAGTGTCCTGTGCTGCAGGAGTCACCATCAGCTCTATAGAGAAG AAGCTGCTTCAGTACCGTCCGTTCCCCAAGGTGATGAGGTGTATGACCAACACCCCCGTCGTGGTGAGAGAGGGAGCTACAGTCTACGCTACAGGAACACATgctgag GTGGAGGATGGTAAGTTGTTGGAACAGCTGATGGCCAGTGTTGGGTTCTGTacagaggtggaggaggaccTTATCGATGCCGTCACCGGCCTCAGTGGCAGCGGCCCCGCCTAC GCGTTCACAGCTCTGGATGCCCTAGCCGATGGAGGGGTGAAGATGGGTCTACCCAGGAGACTAGCGGTCAGACTGGGAGCTCAGGCACTACTG GGAGCAGCTAAGATGTTGTTGGACTCTGAGCTGCACCCTGGCCAGCTGAAGGACAACGTGTGTTCCCCTGGGGGAGCCACCATCCACGCCCTGCACGTGATGGAGAGTGGCGGATTCCGCAGTCTGCTCATCAACGCCGTGGAGGCTTCTTGTATCAGGACAcg gGAGCTGCAGTTCCTAGCGGACCAGGAGCGCATCTCCCCGGCAGCCATTAAGAAGACCACCCTGGACAAGGTCCTGCAGCAGCCTGGGGTCagccaggggtcaggggtcaacgGCAAGCCAGGACTCAGCCTCAGGAGAAACCCCCCAGGACCTGTCAAGAAGAACAACTga